From Nicotiana tabacum cultivar K326 chromosome 20, ASM71507v2, whole genome shotgun sequence, one genomic window encodes:
- the LOC107796595 gene encoding uncharacterized protein LOC107796595 has product MALPNFDALKDLHDSANDMLNHSPVEIAHQGQEKWTHEVSETSLRMLDVCGTTKDVLLLVKDHVHDLKSTFRRNSVGENATAENKFAPYYCHRKKLKKEMLKRLHSLKGMKNNKCIDFSSSSLDNKNNLMVVVNVLREVRVATISILESLMSLMSMPSPNTRKTNKGYFGSKLMRVNSLSSWEKCDAMTLQCANKRLGAVEMAIEDLEGELECIIRRLIRTRVSLLNILTY; this is encoded by the coding sequence ATGGCCCTTCCCAATTTTGATGCTCTAAAGGACTTGCACGATTCGGCCAACGACATGCTTAATCACTCACCAGTTGAAATAGCGCATCAGGGACAAGAGAAATGGACTCACGAAGTTTCAGAAACATCATTAAGAATGCTAGACGTTTGTGGCACCACCAAAGATGTCCTTTTGCTCGTTAAGGATCATGTCCATGACCTCAAATCCACCTTCAGAAGAAACAGTGTTGGCGAAAATGCAACTGCAGAAAACAAGTTTGCACCTTATTATTGTCACAGGaagaagttgaagaaagaaaTGTTAAAGCGCTTGCATTCCTTAAAGGGGATGAAAAATAACAAATGCATAGATTTTTCATCATCATCACTAGATAACAAAAATAATCTTATGGTGGTTGTGAATGTGTTAAGAGAAGTAAGAGTTGCAACAATTTCTATTTTGGAATCTTTGATGTCACTTATGTCAATGCCAAGCCCAAATACAAGGAAAACAAATAAAGGGTATTTTGGTTCAAAGTTGATGAGAGTAAACAGCTTAAGTTCCTGGGAAAAATGCGACGCGATGACGCTGCAGTGTGCCAATAAAAGATTGGGAGCAGTGGAAATGGCCATTGAAGATCTTGAAGGAGAGCTGGAATGTATTATCCGACGACTGATCAGAACAAGAGTTTCACTTCTAAATATACTCACCTACTAG
- the LOC107796596 gene encoding uncharacterized protein LOC107796596, protein MALPNFDALKDLHDSANDMLHSPVIKREIAHQGQEKWAHEVSETSLRMLDVCGTTKDVLLLVKDHVHDLKSTFRRITVGENATAENKFAPYQCHRKKLKKEMLKRLHSLKGMKNNKCINSSSLSLENSVKDKENNLMVVVNVLREVRVATISILESLMSLMSMPSPNTRKTNYKGYFGSKLMRANSLSSWEKCDAMTLQCANKRLGAVEMAIEDLEGELECIIRRLIRTRVSLLNILTY, encoded by the coding sequence ATGGCCCTTCCCAATTTTGATGCTCTAAAGGACTTGCACGACTCAGCCAACGACATGCTTCACTCACCAGTAATCAAACGAGAAATAGCACATCAAGGACAAGAGAAATGGGCTCATGAAGTTTCAGAAACGTCTTTAAGAATGCTGGACGTTTGTGGTACAACCAAAGATGTCCTTTTGCTAGTTAAGGATCATGTCCATGACCTCAAGTCCACTTTCAGAAGAATCACCGTTGGTGAAAACGCAACTGCAGAAAATAAGTTTGCACCTTATCAATGTCACAGGaagaagttgaagaaagaaaTGTTAAAACGCTTGCATTCCTTAAAAGGGATGAAAAATAACAAGTGCATAAACTCATCATCATTATCACTAGAGAACTCGgtgaaagataaagaaaataatCTTATGGTGGTTGTGAATGTGTTAAGAGAAGTAAGAGTGGCAACAATTTCTATTTTGGAATCTTTGATGTCACTTATGTCTATGCCAAGTCCAAATACAAGGAAAACAAATTATAAAGGGTATTTTGGTTCAAAGTTGATGAGAGCAAACAGCTTAAGTTCTTGGGAAAAATGCGACGCCATGACGCTGCAATGTGCCAATAAAAGATTGGGAGCAGTGGAAATGGCCATTGAAGATCTTGAAGGAGAGCTGGAATGTATTATCCGGCGATTGATTCGGACAAGAGTTTCATTACTGAATATACTTACCTACTAG